A section of the Ogataea parapolymorpha DL-1 chromosome II, whole genome shotgun sequence genome encodes:
- a CDS encoding Eukaryotic peptide chain release factor subunit 1, with protein sequence MAPAITEDEAEKNVQMWKVKKLIKSLEKARGNGTSMISLIIPPKGQIPMIQKMLTDEYGTASNIKSRVNRLSVLSAITSTQQKLKLYSSVPKNGLVIYCGEVITEQGKEKKLTIGFEPFKPINTSLYLCDNKFHTEALSELLESDDRFGFIVMDGNGALFGTLCGNTREVLHKFTVDLPKKHGRGGQSALRFSRLRDEKRHNYVRKVAEVAVQNFITGDKVNVAGLILAGSADFKTELSRSDMFDQRLQAKILKLVDISYGGENGFNQAIELSAETLSNVKFVQEKKLITQYFDEISQDTGKFCYGIEDTLKALDLGACEIVIVYEGLDTVRYTLKDSEGNEVIAHASPSQEDKSYMFDKSGQEMEIVDEMPFLEWLAENYKNYGATLEFVTDRSSEGAQFVKGFGGIGALLRYKVNFEQLVSDDEDEFYSD encoded by the coding sequence ATGGCGCCAGCAATCACGGAAGATGAAGCCGAGAAGAACGTCCAAATGTGGAAGGTCAAGAAACTGATTAAGTCTCTTGAGAAAGCAAGAGGTAACGGTACCTCTATGATTTCTTTGATCATTCCTCCAAAGGGCCAAATCCCTATGATTCAAAAGATGTTGACCGATGAATACGGTACGGCTTCCAATATTAAATCGCGTGTCAACAGACTTTCTGTGCTTTCTGCCATCACCTCGACCCAGCAAAAACTGAAACTTTACAGCTCTGTTCCTAAAAACGGACTGGTTATCTACTGTGGTGAAGTTATCACTGAACAAGGTaaagagaagaaattgaCCATTGGTTTCGAGCCTTTCAAGCCCATTAATACGTCCTTGTACCTGTGTGACAACAAGTTCCATACCGAGGCGCTCTCTGAATTGTTGGAGAGTGACGATAGATTCGGGTTCATTGTCATGGACGGTAACGGAGCTTTGTTTGGTACGCTCTGTGGTAACACCAGAGAAGTCTTGCACAAATTCACAGTCGACCTTCCAAAGAAGCACGGAAGAGGTGGTCAATCTGCATTGCGTTTCTCGAGATTGAGAGAcgaaaaaagacacaatTATGTTAGAAAGGTGGCCGAGGTGGCTGTTCAGAACTTCATTACCGGAGACAAGGTCAACGTTGCCGGATTGATTTTGGCAGGTAGTGCCGATTTCAAGACCGAGTTGAGTAGATCTGACATGTTTGATCAGAGACTGCAAGCTAAGATATTGAAACTGGTCGACATTTCTTACGGAGGAGAAAACGGATTTAACCAGGCAATCGAGCTCTCGGCTGAAACTCTGTCCAATGTCAAATTCGTCcaggagaagaagctgatcaCACAATACTTTGACGAAATTTCACAAGACACTGGTAAATTCTGTTACGGAATCGAGGATACTCTCAAAGCACTTGACCTGGGAGCCTGTGAAATTGTTATTGTCTACGAAGGTCTCGACACCGTCAGATACACACTCAAAGACTCCGAAGGAAATGAGGTGATTGCACATGCTTCGCCATCGCAGGAAGACAAAAGTTACATGTTTGACAAATCGGGCCAGGAGATGGAGATTGTTGACGAGATGCCATTCCTCGAGTGGCTGGCTGAAAACTACAAGAACTACGGTGCTACGCTTGAATTTGTGACCGATAGATCTTCCGAAGGAGCGCAGTTCGTGAAGGGCTTTGGTGGAATTGGTGCCTTGCTGAGATACAAGGTCAATTTCGAACAACTGgtttctgacgacgaggacgaattCTATAGTGACTAA
- a CDS encoding ATP-dependent RNA helicase MAK5 encodes MVTAAQKLILKRRKLQKQRQKRQKVSSGNAVLKKSQTVAANELRWKPVEIPDTLDDYEGFYGLEEIDGVDVKMEDGQVKFVVKDEDKLLKEGEKPDNIDNQEEDAEDSENEENDNEQQQDESEGNEEEEEEFAENEKELKTNVFAALKEDLPEDVDLPEWSSLNLSASTLQGLQKLGFQKPTEIQKATIPLAVDGKDVIGKAITGSGKTLAYGIPILEKALSNKQEHLNGIIFTPTRELANQVMKHLQELFKYTPFHDKAVISLTGGLSIQKQERLLGYKPRVVVATPGRFLEILEKKTENAVQLASADILVCDEADRLLQDGHFDELGKILEILHNHRPKVQGHKFQSLVFSATFSQDLFGKLEKAKKHVFDSEQAIVKMLSKHLKFRSKPEYVDVNPTEIVAHSITEAMIPCGAQERDLMLYYFLTMFPGVTLVFANAIDSVKRLAPMLNNLGIPTVSLHSSMIQKQRLRSLERFKANSEKAIKEKKSSVLIASDVAARGLDIPGIHHVVHYHIPRTADTYIHRSGRTARAGREGVSVILCSPNEASGPLKQLRRTVANKEVDDLKTLPLEMDILDQLRERLDLSAKLAQAELSSQIVNKEKTWIEKAADDLGIEDLSDLEEDDFLKRDRKRKEGKQLTKQDAKSYRAQLKHLLSQPLRKSGRRSYIAGGLTNIADLLARGGDSNILGYDQKDALQVLKKKKK; translated from the coding sequence ATGGTGACTGCCGCACAGAAACTCATTTTGAAGCGCAGGAAgttgcagaaacagcgGCAGAAAAGGCAGAAAGTTAGCTCTGGCAATGCTGTGCTCAAGAAATCCCAAACAGTGGCTGCCAACGAGCTGAGATGGAAGCCTGTGGAGATCCCAGATACCCTGGACGATTACGAGGGATTTTATGGGCTCGAGGAAATCGATGGTGTTGATGTCAAAATGGAAGATGGACAAGTCAAATTTGTTGTGAAAGATGAAGATAAACTTCTCAAGGAAGGAGAAAAGCCCGATAATATTGATAACCAAGAAGAGGATGCAGAAGAttcagaaaatgaagaGAATGACAATGAGCAGCAACAAGATGAGTCTGAGGGGaatgaagaagaagaagaagaattcGCTGAGAATGAAAAGGAATTGAAGACGAACGTGTTTGCGGCTTTGAAGGAGGACCTGCCAGAGGATGTGGATCTGCCCGAATGGAGTTCCCTTAACCTTTCTGCTAGCACGTTGCAAGGATTACAAAAGTTAGGATTCCAAAAGCCCACGGAAATTCAGAAAGCTACTATTCCACTTGCTGTGGATGGGAAGGATGTTATTGGTAAAGCCATAACTGGTTCTGGTAAGACATTGGCGTATGGTATACCAATCCTTGAGAAAGCTTTGAGCAACAAACAAGAGCATCTGAACGGAATCATCTTTACTCCAACCAGAGAACTAGCTAACCAAGTGATGAAGCATTTGCAGGAACTGTTTAAATATACTCCGTTTCATGACAAAGCGGTCATCTCTCTCACTGGTGGTCTCTCTAttcagaaacaggagaGATTATTGGGATACAAACCGCGGGTGGTTGTTGCCACCCCAGGGCGCTTTTTGGAAATACTAGAAAAGAAGACCGAAAATGCAGTGCAACTTGCGTCTGCTGACATTTTAGTTTGCGACGAAGCTGACCGATTACTTCAGGACGGGCACTTTGATGAATTGGGTaagattttggaaatcCTCCACAACCACCGCCCAAAGGTGCAGGGCCATAAGTTCCAGTCTCTGGTTTTCTCGGCTACCTTTTCTCAAGATCTTTTCGGGAAACTGGAGAAAGCCAAGAAGCATGTTTTTGACAGCGAACAAGCGATCGTCAAGATGCTTTCTAAGCATTTGAAATTCCGCTCCAAACCAGAATATGTGGACGTTAATCCTACAGAGATTGTGGCACACAGCATCACAGAAGCAATGATCCCATGTGGAGCTCAGGAGAGGGATCTCATGCTGTACTATTTCCTTACCATGTTTCCTGGTGTCACATTGGTATTTGCCAACGCCATTGATTCAGTCAAGAGACTAGCTCCAATGTTGAACAACTTGGGAATCCCCACCGTGTCGCTACACTCTTCGATGATACAAAAACAACGTCTGAGGTCTCTGGAACGTTTCAAGGCCAACTCCGAAAAAGCtatcaaggaaaagaagtCTTCCGTGCTGATTGCATCGGATGTTGCTGCCAGAGGGTTAGATATTCCGGGCATCCACCACGTGGTGCATTATCACATCCCTCGTACAGCAGACACCTACATTCACCGCTCTGGAAGAACAGCAAGAGCGGGACGCGAAGGTGTTTCAGTGATACTTTGCTCTCCAAATGAGGCTTCTGGTCCATTAAAGCAGCTCAGAAGGACTGTTGCTAATAAGGAAGTTGACGATTTGAAAACACTACCACTTGAGATGGACATTTTGGACCAGTTGCGTGAAAGACTCGATTTGAGTGCTAAATTGGCTCAGGCAGAGCTCAGTAGTCAGATTGTGAACAAAGAGAAAACGTGgattgaaaaagctgcGGACGATCTGGGAATCGAGGACCTGAGCGAtttggaggaggatgaTTTCCTGAAAAGAGATAGAAAGCGGAAAGAGGGCAAGCAATTGACGAAGCAGGACGCAAAAAGCTACAGAGCGCAGTTGAAACACCTGCTGAGCCAGCCTCTGAGAAAAAGCGGAAGACGATCGTATATTGCCGGAGGCCTGACCAATATTGCGGATCTCCTTGCCAGAGGGGGTGACTCCAATATCTTGGGATACGATCAGAAAGATGCACTGCAGgtgctgaagaaaaagaagaaataa
- a CDS encoding putative methyltransferase, with protein MLSRNKKKGLLAGRRALSSQNKQKVLKPLRARQLIRRFHVLLKNKTQLTKRLEKIWKCKIESDPARYIKEHNPDLFERFEQARIHTLETLLVNKPPPSTVINTNSFQLDRICEELGRIEGEIEKRGGLEVYQAASVQGQSSQRGGDSSKKLVEWLKDLGYNKDNAVALEIGCLNSRNLVSTCGLFSKVVKIDLHSQEPDILEQDFMERPLPKSAAEQFDLISCSLVVNFVPDPHLRGQMMHRITQFLKPHSQKPYLFFVLPLPCIVNSRYFDENRLSELMGALGFKCIRHYQSHKLAYYLYQWERRVSEKLNFPKKELHKGTKRNNFCIVMS; from the coding sequence ATGTTATCGAGAAATAAGAAGAAAGGCTTACTAGCAGGCAGGCGCGCTTTGTCCTCGCAGAATAAACAAAAAGTACTGAAGCCTTTGAGGGCTCGCCAACTAATCCGCAGGTTCCACGTGCTactcaaaaataaaaccCAATTGACCAAGAGATTGGAAAAGATATGGAAGTGCAAAATCGAGTCTGATCCAGCCAGATATATCAAAGAACACAACCCTGATCTGTTTGAACGATTTGAGCAAGCGAGAATTCATACATTAGAAACATTATTAGTCAACAAGCCTCCGCCATCAACTGTCATTAACACCAACTCGTTCCAACTCGATCGGATTTGTGAGGAGCTAGGAAGAATAGAAGGAGAAATAGAGAAACGAGGGGGTTTGGAAGTCTATCAAGCTGCATCTGTCCAGGGCCAAAGCTCCCAGAGAGGTGGCGACTCGTccaagaagctggtggagtGGCTCAAAGACTTAGGCTATAACAAAGACAATGCCGTGGCTCTCGAGATTGGATGTTTGAACTCGAGAAATCTCGTATCGACATGCGGACTCTTTTCAAAGGTAGTGAAAATAGATCTTCATTCGCAGGAGCCAGATATATTGGAGCAGGATTTTATGGAACGTCCTCTCCCCAAGAGCGCAGCCGAGCAGTTTGATCTGATCTCGTGTTCGCTAGTTGTGAATTTTGTGCCAGATCCACACCTAAGAGGTCAAATGATGCACCGAATAACTCAGTTTCTGAAACCACACTCGCAAAAAccttatttatttttcgtgCTACCATTACCATGTATTGTCAATTCTCGCTATTTCGACGAAAATAGGTTATCGGAGCTAATGGGAGCACTTGGTTTTAAGTGTATTAGACACTACCAGTCGCACAAACTCGCATACTACCTCTACCAATGGGAACGAAGGGTGAGCGAAAAACTCAACTTTcccaaaaaagagcttcaTAAAGGAACGAAGAGAAATAATTTTTGTATTGTTATGAGTTGA
- a CDS encoding dioxygenase: MSVRPATHAGSWYTGSALRLESQLDKWLSQASGPVAGARLLVGPHAGYAYAGETLAQTYSALDASGIKRVFIMGPSHHVYFRGCVMTSNFDYYETPLGNVPVDKQTIKDLVAKDSKMFRLMSEEMDREEHSFEMHMPFLYRVTSKARGSVPKIIPIMISATEEKFERKLAEHLTPYFQDHENAFVISTDFCHWGSRFGYTSYTPSGKIADIQDLRYGTSVLKKSDALPIYKSIEALDKEAMKIASKTSYKAFRDYLAATENTICGAKPLSVLLLLMEQSSEKNLEWLGYKQSSSVTSVHDSSVSYASAYA; this comes from the coding sequence ATGTCAGTAAGACCAGCAACCCACGCAGGATCCTGGTATACGGGATCGGCTTTGCGCCTCGAGTCACAACTAGACAAGTGGCTTTCACAAGCATCAGGTCCTGTTGCCGGCGCCCGTCTTTTGGTGGGCCCTCATGCGGGCTATGCCTATGCCGGAGAAACGCTTGCGCAAACATACAGCGCTCTAGATGCTTCAGGAATCAAAAGAGTATTTATAATGGGCCCCTCCCATCATGTCTATTTTAGAGGATGTGTCATGACAAGCAATTTCGACTATTATGAGACACCTTTGGGCAACGTCCCCGTGGACAAGCAAACGATAAAGGATCTGGTAGCAAAAGACTCCAAAATGTTCAGATTGATGTCCGAGGAAATGGACAGGGAAGAGCACAGTTTTGAAATGCACATGCCATTTTTGTACCGTGTGACGAGTAAAGCCCGAGGCAGTGTCCCCAAAATTATACCTATCATGATCAGCGCCACTGAGGAAAAGTTTGAGAGAAAACTGGCAGAGCACCTGACTCCATACTTTCAAGACCACGAAAATGCGTTCGTCATAAGCACGGATTTCTGCCATTGGGGATCCAGATTTGGCTACACTTCATATACGCCTTCTGGGAAGATTGCCGATATTCAGGATTTGAGGTATGGAACAAGCGTACTCAAAAAGTCCGATGCTTTGCCAATCTACAAGAGTATTGAAGCTTTGGACAAGGAGGCAATGAAAATTGCCTCAAAAACCTCCTACAAGGCGTTTCGGGACTATCTGGCCGCGACGGAGAACACAATTTGTGGAGCTAAACCGTTGAGTGTGCTACTTCTTTTAATGGAACAAAGTTCGGAGAAGAACCTGGAATGGTTGGGGTACAAACAAAGCAGCTCTGTCACTTCAGTACACGACAGCAGTGTGAGTTACGCAAGCGCTTATGCTTAG
- a CDS encoding Delta subunit of the translation initiation factor eIF2B, with protein MSEPTPAPVPTPADKQLSNKELKELKKKEKAAKRAAAKGGSSGSESASTKQKESKDSNGKPPTATHIKKQLNSAKIIESDRKVPTMFGHLETREQRISSSPQIASIVHPKILALTLKISTYKIVGSTARCQAMLEAFKDVILSYQTPDNASLQRNLTSHLSHQIEYLKTGRPLSISMGNAIRWLKQRISIIPIDLSDEVAKNQVIQEIDLYIQEKILYSDKVITQFASTHIHDGSKLLTYGHSEVLKKLFKYCAVEENKSFDIYIIDSKPLFEGKKLARELSAVPNIKCHYNLINSLSTILERSDIDFCFLGAHSMLSNGRLYSRVGTAMIAMASKNKNIPVLVCCESMKFSDKVQLDSVTLNELGDSEDVINTKPFVKTGSNLNQFLISLQNKEPKKPQQQGTKKDKRELQLADSESPVLNNWKELKPLNILNVLYDLTPPEYIQKVITELGALPPSSVPVILREYKTNA; from the coding sequence ATGTCTGAACCTACTCCTGCTCCTGTGCCCACTCCCGCAGATAAACAGCTTTCTAATaaggagctcaaagagctcaaaaagaaagaaaaggcCGCCAAGCGCGCGGCTGCCAAAGGTGGCTCCTCCGGTTCTGAGTCCGCGTCGACAAAACAGAAAGAGTCCAAAGATTCCAATGGTAAACCTCCAACAGCCACACacatcaaaaagcagcTGAACTCCGCCAAAATCATTGAGTCCGATCGTAAAGTGCCTACGATGTTTGGACACCTGGAGACCAGAGAACAGCGTATTTCTTCGTCTCCCCAGATAGCTAGTATTGTTCATCCGAAAATCCTGGCACTCACGCTTAAAATCTCAACCTACAAAATCGTGGGCTCCACTGCCCGCTGCCAGGCAATGCTTGAGGCATTTAAGGACGTTATTCTATCTTACCAAACTCCAGACAATGCTTCACTGCAGCGAAATCTCACCTCCCACCTGTCTCATCAAATTGAGTATTTAAAAACAGGTAGGCCTCTCAGTATTTCAATGGGAAATGCAATCAGATGGCTCAAACAGCGGATATCCATTATACCAATCGACCTGAGCGACGAGGTTGCAAAAAACCAGGTAATTCAAGAAATAGATCTCTACatccaagaaaaaattCTCTACTCGGATAAGGTTATCACCCAATTTGCATCCACCCACATCCATGACGGCTCAAAACTTCTTACCTATGGACATTCGGAGGTGCTAAAAAAGCTGTTTAAATACTGCGCTGTGGAGGAGAATAAGTCCTTTGATATTTACATCATCGACTCAAAACCTTTATTCGAGGGTAAGAAATTGGCCAGAGAATTATCTGCTGTTCCTAATATCAAATGCCATTATAATCTTATCAACTCGTTATCCACGATATTAGAAAGATCTGACATAGACTTTTGTTTCTTAGGTGCTCACTCGATGCTCTCCAACGGCAGACTGTATTCACGCGTCGGAACTGCTATGATTGCGATGGCTTCTAAGAATAAGAACATTCCCGTGTTGGTGTGTTGCGAATCCATGAAGTTCAGCGATAAGGTTCAGTTGGATTCTGTGACTCTCAATGAGCTCGGTGATTCCGAAGATGTCATCAATACCAAACCATTCGTGAAAACGGGATCCAATTTGAATCAATTTCTGATCTCTTTGCAGAACAAGGAGCCTAAGAagccacagcagcaagGTACCAAGAAAGACAAAAGGGAACTTCAGCTAGCAGATAGTGAATCGCCTGTGCTGAACAACTGGAAAGAGCTCAAACCTCTCAATATACTGAATGTTTTATATGATCTGACTCCTCCAGAATATATTCAGAAGGTCATTACCGAGCTAGGCGCTCTACCACCATCCTCTGTGCCAGTCATTTTGAGAGAATATAAAACAAATGCATGA
- a CDS encoding Serine/threonine-protein phosphatase 2A regulatory subunit delta isoform yields MMKGFKQRFRSKAGSSKGEKKKDKKEEINKKPEKQKSSSSLSSSTSSSIGAIPVKKSQSGSSEQSSIHSAVDNSLAGSPSSTSSSKSVLQSQAPQIQTPTPVTASGSTRGDDVVSPDLEISKLHTSHHSLAFDKIPKDDIGLKPKTPQRHSSSRFEPTTDHRPFEKLASFDEVDPEYHVELFIQKVDQCKIMFDFYDPSSDIQGKELKRVTLHELTSFISTTRMTFTPEMYEHVVDMFKVNIFRPIPPPVNPVGEIYDPDEDEPVYELAWPHMQMVYEFFLRFVESPDFNNSVAKPYIDHKFVLTLLELFDSEDNRERDCLKTTLHRIYGKFLSLRSFIRKSISNIFLNFVYETGRFNGISELLEILGSIINGFALPLKEEHKVFLIRVLIPLHKARCLSLYHPQLAYCILQFLEKDPSLTEEVIMGLLRYWPKINSPKELMFLNEIEDIFEIIDSQEFQRIEIPLFAQLAKCISSPHFQVSEKVLCYFNNEYFVSLVTENAENILPIIFPALFDLAQPELDAIEQQQQQPSMDFNYDEPNNWNRTISSLAYNALKIFMDTNPIVYDRCCILYEEQTKEEKNQKDLRQQHWKKLETYVEKLKLGEDEELKSVQIK; encoded by the coding sequence ATGATGAAAGGATTTAAACAAAGATTCAGGTCTAAAGCTGGATCTTCCAAGggagagaagaaaaaggaTAAAAAGGAAGAAATCAATAAGAAGCCGGAAAAACAAAAGTCTTCAAGTTCGCTGTCAAGTTCCACGTCTTCCAGCATAGGAGCAATTCCAgtgaaaaaatcacaaTCCGGGTCTTCAGAACAGTCATCGATACACTCAGCAGTAGACAATTCTTTAGCAGGTTCCccatcttcaacatcatcCAGCAAGTCGGTCCTACAATCCCAAGCCCCGCAGATACAAACCCCAACACCTGTGACAGCCTCTGGATCGACTAGAGGCGACGATGTTGTGTCACCAGACCTAGAAATATCCAAATTGCATACATCTCACCATTCACTGGCTTTCGACAAGATTCCGAAAGATGATATCGGTTTGAAACCTAAGACTCCTCAAAGACATTCCTCTTCAAGATTTGAGCCAACCACTGACCACCGACCTTTCGAAAAATTGGCAAGTTTTGATGAAGTTGATCCAGAGTACCATGTTGAACTTTTCATTCAGAAAGTTGACCAGTGTAAGATCATGTTTGACTTTTACGACCCTTCCTCCGATATACAAGGCAAAGAATTGAAAAGAGTAACTTTACACGAGTTAACGTCTTTCATAAGTACTACGAGAATGACATTCACCCCAGAGATGTACGAACATGTTGTCGACATGTTCAAGGTCAACATTTTTAGGCCTATACCTCCTCCTGTGAATCCGGTCGGAGAGATATATGACCCTGACGAAGACGAACCCGTGTATGAGCTTGCCTGGCCTCATATGCAGATGGTGTATGAGTTCTTCCTCAGGTTCGTGGAAAGCCCAGATTTCAACAACTCAGTTGCTAAACCTTACATTGATCACAAGTTTGTGCTCACATTGCTTGAGTTGTTTGATAGCGAGGACAATAGAGAAAGAGACTGCCTCAAGACTACCTTGCACAGAATTTATGGAAAGTTTTTGAGTCTGAGATCATTTATCAGGAAGTCTATAAGCAACATATTCCTCAATTTTGTTTACGAGACTGGCAGGTTCAACGGAATATCGGAGTTGCTGGAAATTTTAGGCTCCATTATCAACGGTTTCGCTCTTCCATTGAAAGAGGAGCATAAAGTCTTCTTGATTAGAGTTTTGATACCTTTGCATAAGGCCAGGTGCTTGTCTTTATACCACCCCCAGCTGGCTTATTGTATTttgcagtttctggaaaaggaTCCCAGTTTGACTGAGGAAGTGATCATGGGATTATTACGCTACTGGCCAAAGATTAACTCTCCTAAGGAattgatgtttttgaacgaAATTGAAGACATTTTTGAAATAATTGATTCTCAGGAATTCCAGAGGATTGAAATCCCTCTTTTTGCTCAACTAGCAAAATGCATATCATCGCCTCATTTTCAGGTCAGCGAAAAGGTGCTTTGTTATTTTAATAACGAGTACTTCGTTTCACTTGTCACTGAAAACGCAGAGAATATTCTGCCCATTATTTTCCCTGCCTTATTTGATCTGGCCCAACCAGAACTGGATGCAATcgagcaacagcaacaacaaccgTCTATGGACTTCAATTACGATGAACCGAACAACTGGAATCGTACAATATCATCCCTTGCCTACAACGCTCTTAAGATTTTCATGGATACTAACCCGATCGTTTATGATAGATGTTGTATATTATATGAGGAGCAGACcaaagaggagaagaaCCAGAAGGATTTGAGGCAACAGCATTGGAAGAAGTTGGAAACATATgtggagaaattgaagcTAGGGGAGGACGAAGAATTGAAAAGTGTTCAAATAAAGTGA